One genomic region from Magallana gigas chromosome 3, xbMagGiga1.1, whole genome shotgun sequence encodes:
- the LOC105328956 gene encoding serine/threonine-protein phosphatase PGAM5, mitochondrial isoform X3 produces MVVYKHMLNIAKGIGTATATGILGYAVWSREGTVLNASWTTNFEPSVRWEHNWDRRDPESLVKPLKSNSSEKETKNRENELEKQRPTATRHLLLIRHGQYNLDGKEDSERYLTKLGKKQADYCGKRLKEADIEYTKLISSTMTRAVETAAIIHKHLPQLTWEKEPNLCEGAPIPPEPPIGHWKPEQFDGPRIETAFRKLFHRAEVEQKKDSYEIVVCHANVIRYFVCRALQFPPEAWLRISLDHASITWVTIRPSGRVSIRRLGDSGFIPAKEVTAS; encoded by the exons ATGGTTGTGTACAAGCACATGTTGAACATTGCTAAAGGAATAGGCACAGCCACAGCCACAGGAATATTAGGCTATGCAGTGTGGTCACGCGAAGGAACAGTACTCAACGCATCCTGGACAACTAACTTTGAACCCAGTGTAAGATGGGAGCACAACTGGGACCG GAGGGATCCAGAGAGCCTTGTAAAACCCTTAAAAAGCAACTCATCAGAAAAAGAGACAAAAAACAGAGAGAATGAGTTGGAGAAACAGAGACCAACGGCCACCCGTCACCTGCTTCTTATTCGACATGGACAGTACAACCTTGATGGTAAAGAGGACTCCGAGAGATATCTTACTAAACTag GGAAAAAACAGGCGGACTACTGTGGAAAGAGGTTAAAAGAGGCAGACATTGAATACACTAAGCTTATATCTTCTACAATGACCAGAGCCGTGGAGACAGCAGCAATTATACACAAACACCTCCCCCAGCTCACCTGGGAAAAAGAGCCCAACCTGTGCGAAGGAGCCCCCATCCCACCGGAACCTCCAATCGGCCATTGGAAACCTGAACAGTTT GATGGTCCCAGAATAGAGACAGCCTTCAGAAAGCTTTTCCACAGGGCTGAAGTTGAGCAGAAAAAGGACAGCTATGAGATTGTTGTTTGTCATGCTAATGTTATCAGATACTTTGTATGTAG GGCTCTACAGTTTCCCCCGGAGGCATGGTTGAGGATTAGTCTAGACCACGCCAGTATCACATGGGTCACAATCCGACCGTCCGGACGGGTGTCGATCCGTAGGCTTGGAGATTCTGGATTTATACCAGCAAAGGAGGTTACAGCTTCATAA
- the LOC105328956 gene encoding serine/threonine-protein phosphatase PGAM5, mitochondrial isoform X2 — MVVYKHMLNIAKGIGTATATGILGYAVWSREGTVLNASWTTNFEPSVRWEHNWDRRDPESLVKPLKSNSSEKETKNRENELEKQRPTATRHLLLIRHGQYNLDGKEDSERYLTKLGKKQADYCGKRLKEADIEYTKLISSTMTRAVETAAIIHKHLPQLTWEKEPNLCEGAPIPPEPPIGHWKPEQFFFQDGPRIETAFRKLFHRAEVEQKKDSYEIVVCHANVIRYFVCRALQFPPEAWLRISLDHASITWVTIRPSGRVSIRRLGDSGFIPAKEVTAS, encoded by the exons ATGGTTGTGTACAAGCACATGTTGAACATTGCTAAAGGAATAGGCACAGCCACAGCCACAGGAATATTAGGCTATGCAGTGTGGTCACGCGAAGGAACAGTACTCAACGCATCCTGGACAACTAACTTTGAACCCAGTGTAAGATGGGAGCACAACTGGGACCG GAGGGATCCAGAGAGCCTTGTAAAACCCTTAAAAAGCAACTCATCAGAAAAAGAGACAAAAAACAGAGAGAATGAGTTGGAGAAACAGAGACCAACGGCCACCCGTCACCTGCTTCTTATTCGACATGGACAGTACAACCTTGATGGTAAAGAGGACTCCGAGAGATATCTTACTAAACTag GGAAAAAACAGGCGGACTACTGTGGAAAGAGGTTAAAAGAGGCAGACATTGAATACACTAAGCTTATATCTTCTACAATGACCAGAGCCGTGGAGACAGCAGCAATTATACACAAACACCTCCCCCAGCTCACCTGGGAAAAAGAGCCCAACCTGTGCGAAGGAGCCCCCATCCCACCGGAACCTCCAATCGGCCATTGGAAACCTGAACAGTTT TTCTTTCAGGATGGTCCCAGAATAGAGACAGCCTTCAGAAAGCTTTTCCACAGGGCTGAAGTTGAGCAGAAAAAGGACAGCTATGAGATTGTTGTTTGTCATGCTAATGTTATCAGATACTTTGTATGTAG GGCTCTACAGTTTCCCCCGGAGGCATGGTTGAGGATTAGTCTAGACCACGCCAGTATCACATGGGTCACAATCCGACCGTCCGGACGGGTGTCGATCCGTAGGCTTGGAGATTCTGGATTTATACCAGCAAAGGAGGTTACAGCTTCATAA
- the LOC105328956 gene encoding serine/threonine-protein phosphatase PGAM5, mitochondrial isoform X1 — protein MVVYKHMLNIAKGIGTATATGILGYAVWSREGTVLNASWTTNFEPSVRWEHNWDRRDPESLVKPLKSNSSEKETKNRENELEKQRPTATRHLLLIRHGQYNLDGKEDSERYLTKLGKKQADYCGKRLKEADIEYTKLISSTMTRAVETAAIIHKHLPQLTWEKEPNLCEGAPIPPEPPIGHWKPEQFQFFQDGPRIETAFRKLFHRAEVEQKKDSYEIVVCHANVIRYFVCRALQFPPEAWLRISLDHASITWVTIRPSGRVSIRRLGDSGFIPAKEVTAS, from the exons ATGGTTGTGTACAAGCACATGTTGAACATTGCTAAAGGAATAGGCACAGCCACAGCCACAGGAATATTAGGCTATGCAGTGTGGTCACGCGAAGGAACAGTACTCAACGCATCCTGGACAACTAACTTTGAACCCAGTGTAAGATGGGAGCACAACTGGGACCG GAGGGATCCAGAGAGCCTTGTAAAACCCTTAAAAAGCAACTCATCAGAAAAAGAGACAAAAAACAGAGAGAATGAGTTGGAGAAACAGAGACCAACGGCCACCCGTCACCTGCTTCTTATTCGACATGGACAGTACAACCTTGATGGTAAAGAGGACTCCGAGAGATATCTTACTAAACTag GGAAAAAACAGGCGGACTACTGTGGAAAGAGGTTAAAAGAGGCAGACATTGAATACACTAAGCTTATATCTTCTACAATGACCAGAGCCGTGGAGACAGCAGCAATTATACACAAACACCTCCCCCAGCTCACCTGGGAAAAAGAGCCCAACCTGTGCGAAGGAGCCCCCATCCCACCGGAACCTCCAATCGGCCATTGGAAACCTGAACAGTTT caGTTCTTTCAGGATGGTCCCAGAATAGAGACAGCCTTCAGAAAGCTTTTCCACAGGGCTGAAGTTGAGCAGAAAAAGGACAGCTATGAGATTGTTGTTTGTCATGCTAATGTTATCAGATACTTTGTATGTAG GGCTCTACAGTTTCCCCCGGAGGCATGGTTGAGGATTAGTCTAGACCACGCCAGTATCACATGGGTCACAATCCGACCGTCCGGACGGGTGTCGATCCGTAGGCTTGGAGATTCTGGATTTATACCAGCAAAGGAGGTTACAGCTTCATAA